Within the Chloroflexota bacterium genome, the region CCCTGTGGCGGTCTGGGTCTAGCCCAGCGTCGCCCCAAGGACAGACCCGACACTGGCACCGTCTTGTTCATCCCACCCGCCATCTGTCTGTCCTTCTCTCCCCATTCTCCGTGCCCCGCACCAGAATATTGAGACAACCTCTAGGGGAGAGGGCCGGGGTGAGGGGGTCTTTTTGCTACGATGGCCCTTTACGCTGGGCAGTGCCAAGACGTATCAGGGCAGAATCGGTGTGCATATGGAGAGATTTCAGGAGATCCACCCTCACCTTAGCCCTCTCCCGTCGAGGGAGAGGGAACTATTTCGCTACCGCTTGAGTTGCACAAAGGTCTCCTGGGGAGAGGGGTAGAGCCTGCCCCGTTCTCGAAACGGGCATGAGGGGAATCCTCAAGAAGACATAGGTATTGAAAAGCTAATACAGGTATTCAGATGATTCTCACACCGGAAGACCCCACCCGCTGGCTCATCGTCGGGCTGGGTAATCCAGAGAAGAGATATGCCGCCAACCGCCATAACGTCGGCTTTCACGTGCTCGACCGCATTGCGGCCAAGACCGGCGTATCCGTCTCGGACCGGCGCTTTAACGGCTGGTTTGGTAAAGCGACGGTGGGCCGGAATACCATGCTGCTTCTCAAACCGACTACTTTCATGAACTCGAGCGGCTCTGCCGTCGCCGCGGCGGCGCGATTCTATAAGATCCCATCGGACAACATTGCGGTGGTCTACGACGATATAGACCTGGAGTTCGCGCGTCTGCGCCTCCGCGCCGGCGGTAGCCACGGCGGGCATCGCGGCGTCGAATCAGTCATTGACGCATTGGGCCACCGCGAATTCGTGCGCCTGCGCATCGGCGTGGGACGTCCGCCGGCAGGAATGGACCCAATTGTCCATGTGCTCAGCGATTTCTTGCCGGAAGAGCAGCCCGAGATCGAAAAGACGATAGAGCGGACAGTGGAAGCCGCGCTGAGCCTTGTTTCTGAGGGTCTAGAAAAGACTATGACGCGCTTCAATAGCCGCGCCAAGGCAGCCGCTCAGACGAGCTCTTGTAAAGAGCCGCAGCCGGCAGCGCCGCCGGAGGCGTAGTTTGCCGACCTGGTTACGACAAACCGGAAGTGGCACTCAAGCTGTACATCATCTATAATCGAACGCCCCCTTGCCTTTCCACCCCGTGGAATGCAAAATCGCTGGGTTGAGGCCGGGAGTTCTTAGATTTCTCGCTGCGCTCGAAATGACAAGTGAGGCGTTCGAAATGACAATTGAGGCGCATGGAATGACAAGTGAAGCGCTCGGAATCACACATGAGGCGCTCAAAAATGACACGCAAGAACTCCTGCGGTCCGCCCTCAATACCGATAAGCTATTGCGACGTGCACAGGAACCTCGCATGCATGCAGGAAACAGCGTAGATGAATCTTGATGGCATTCGCGCGCTCCTGGCCCCTCTGCCGTGGGCGGAGAAGGCGCAGCGCTGGCTAAAGGCAAGCAGTTCGCAGCAGGTAGCATGCCGCGCGGGGGCGCGGCCGGTACTGGCTGCCCTCGCCCAGCAGCAAGCGGCGCAGCCGTTGCTGATGCTCTGTGCCGACCGCGACCGGGCGCACCGCTTTTACCAGGAGCTCTGCTCGTGGTCGCCGCAGCCGGCGAACGTGCTCTTTTACCCGGAACTCGACTACCTGCCCTACGAAAACCTGCCCCACTTCTCCAGCACGCTCAGCGCGCGCATCGCCGTGCTCGGCGCGTTGTTGGCGGGGCAAAGCGCCAACATGCCTGCCGGGGACTATCCGGTGGTCGTCACTTCCGTACGCGCCTTGTTCGAGCGGCTGCCGTCGCCGGCGGAGTTGGGCGAACACGTGCTCGTGCTGGCGCCGGGGCAGCGCACCGACCCGGCAGCGCTCAAGAATCGCCTGCTTCGCTTTGGTTACGAGCCCATGCCGCAAGTTGAAGAGCCCGGCACCTTCACCGGTCGCGGCGGTATTGTGGACATCTTCCCGCCGTCGGAAGACCACCCCATCCGCATCGAATTCTTCGGCGACGAGATCGACTCGGTGCGCCCCTTTAACGTCTCAACCCAGCGGAGCACGGCGCAGCATACCGCTCTCTCCGTCCTGCCTGCCAATGAAGTGCCGACGTGGCGCAGCGCCGATTTTGCCGCCGACGTGCGTGCGCTCGATCACAGCGGCCTGCGTCCGGAAGTGCGCGAACAATGGCAGCGCCACTTGCGCCTGTTGGAAGAGGGCGTGTTCTTTGAGCACGCGTCGTTCTACACCATGCCCTTTCTCGACTCCAATCTGCTTCACTACCTGCCGCATGGCTTGCTGTTCATGGAAGATGCGGCACACCTGCAAGACGCGGCCTCCGCCTTGGAAGCCCAGACCGCTGAACGCAAGAGCAGGCTTATTGCTGGTGGCGAACTCTCCGCCGACTGGCCGGAATCCTATCATGCGTCTGCCACGGTGCAAGAGCAGATAGACGCATACGCCCTACTCGACGTGCGCGACCAAATTGAGGATGAGAGCGACGGTCTCGACGTGTTGCCGGTCTACGCCGGTCGTCCCGGACGGCTGGCAAAGGGCGTCGCGCAGTTTAGCGGGCAGGGCATGCGCGTCGTGCTGGCTACAACGCAAGTTGAGCGCGTTACTGAGATTCTCCTGGAATACGACCTCGCACCCATAGTTTATGAGGCACTGCCAAGTTCACCGCCGCCGGGCAGCATCAGCGTGGTGCCGCTCTCACTGGCGGAAGGTCTTCGCTGCGAGCAAGCGAACTTACTCGTGCTCTCGGACGCCGAGATCTTCGGCTGGAAGCGGCCGCCCACGGCGGCCCGCCTGCGGCCCTCCGTGCGCGGTCAGCGGCTGTTGGACGAACTGCAGGTTGGCGATCACGTGGTGCACGTGGACCACGGCATCGGACGCTTTGCCGGCATCAGCCGCATGCCCGGCCCTTCCGGCGAACGCGAATATCTGGTGCTGGAGTTCGCCCGCGACGACCGCATCTACGTGCCCACCGACCACATGGACCGGGTGGAAAAGTACATCGGCATGGGCGAGCGCGTGCCGAATCTATCACGCTTGGGCACCCAGGAGTGGCAACGCGCCAAGCAGCGCGCACAGCAGTCGGTGGTGGATATGGCGCACGACCTCGTGGACGTCGCCGTTGCCCGCGAGTCCGAACCCGGACACGCTTTTGCCGCCGATACCGACTGGCAGCGGCAACTCGAACAGGCCTTCCCTTACGCGGAGACACCGGACCAGGAGAAAGCCATTACCGAAGTGAAGGCCGATATGGAGCAGCCGAAACCCACAGACCGCCTCATTTGCGGCGACGTGGGCTTCGGCAAGACCGAGGTGGCGATCCGCGCCGCGTTCAAGGCGGTGGCCGACGGCAAGCAGGTCGCTGTGCTCGTGCCCACTACCGTGCTCGCACTCCAGCATTACGAGACGTTGAGCAGCCGCCTGCGGCCGTTTCCCGTGCGGGTGGGTCTGGTCAGCCGGTTTCGCACGCCGAAAGAGATCAAGCAGCACCTGGCAGACCTCGGCGCAGGCACGCTCGATATTGCCGTGGGCACCCACCGGTTGCTCTCCAAAGACGTTGATTTCAAAGACCTGGGGCTCGTCATCGTCGATGAAGAGCAGCGCTTTGGCGTGGCGCAGAAAGAGCACTTCAAGCAATTGCGCAAGCAGGTGGACGTGCTGGCGCTCTCCGCGACGCCTATTCCCCGCACGCTGCACATGGCGCTGGCGGGCATCCGTGATTTGAGCGTCAT harbors:
- the mfd gene encoding transcription-repair coupling factor, encoding MNLDGIRALLAPLPWAEKAQRWLKASSSQQVACRAGARPVLAALAQQQAAQPLLMLCADRDRAHRFYQELCSWSPQPANVLFYPELDYLPYENLPHFSSTLSARIAVLGALLAGQSANMPAGDYPVVVTSVRALFERLPSPAELGEHVLVLAPGQRTDPAALKNRLLRFGYEPMPQVEEPGTFTGRGGIVDIFPPSEDHPIRIEFFGDEIDSVRPFNVSTQRSTAQHTALSVLPANEVPTWRSADFAADVRALDHSGLRPEVREQWQRHLRLLEEGVFFEHASFYTMPFLDSNLLHYLPHGLLFMEDAAHLQDAASALEAQTAERKSRLIAGGELSADWPESYHASATVQEQIDAYALLDVRDQIEDESDGLDVLPVYAGRPGRLAKGVAQFSGQGMRVVLATTQVERVTEILLEYDLAPIVYEALPSSPPPGSISVVPLSLAEGLRCEQANLLVLSDAEIFGWKRPPTAARLRPSVRGQRLLDELQVGDHVVHVDHGIGRFAGISRMPGPSGEREYLVLEFARDDRIYVPTDHMDRVEKYIGMGERVPNLSRLGTQEWQRAKQRAQQSVVDMAHDLVDVAVARESEPGHAFAADTDWQRQLEQAFPYAETPDQEKAITEVKADMEQPKPTDRLICGDVGFGKTEVAIRAAFKAVADGKQVAVLVPTTVLALQHYETLSSRLRPFPVRVGLVSRFRTPKEIKQHLADLGAGTLDIAVGTHRLLSKDVDFKDLGLVIVDEEQRFGVAQKEHFKQLRKQVDVLALSATPIPRTLHMALAGIRDLSVIETPPPNRLAVKTYVTAFNDDLVRDAIQRELNRGGQVFMVHNDIETIYSLAYHVRELVPTARVTVGHGQMESDRLEKVMHAFVQGEFDILVSTTIIENGLDIPRVNTLIVNDAWRFGLAQLYQLRGRVGRADVQAYSYFLYNPVKQLSEEAEKRLDAIMEATELGAGFKIALRDLEIRGAGNLLGSEQHGFVNAVGLNLYTKMLQQTVQSMLGQKPKEDLPPEQALETVVDLPLAAYIPDEYVGGVGTKMKLYQRAAALKGRADTEAFAEELRDRFGPPPPAVKNILALLRLRARAAENGILSLAFEDDVLVIRFREERVFDRMRVFKEFGSDVRLTRNVVRWHVGRQEEKWRDGLDALLEVLLESKVLVGTHR
- the pth gene encoding aminoacyl-tRNA hydrolase, producing MILTPEDPTRWLIVGLGNPEKRYAANRHNVGFHVLDRIAAKTGVSVSDRRFNGWFGKATVGRNTMLLLKPTTFMNSSGSAVAAAARFYKIPSDNIAVVYDDIDLEFARLRLRAGGSHGGHRGVESVIDALGHREFVRLRIGVGRPPAGMDPIVHVLSDFLPEEQPEIEKTIERTVEAALSLVSEGLEKTMTRFNSRAKAAAQTSSCKEPQPAAPPEA